A region from the Coffea eugenioides isolate CCC68of chromosome 9, Ceug_1.0, whole genome shotgun sequence genome encodes:
- the LOC113782177 gene encoding LRR receptor-like serine/threonine-protein kinase EFR — protein sequence MDKIYYFFLFIFSFARLDVTASSNSSVTADQSALLAIRERVMTSESHQILAKNWSVTSSVCDWIGVTCGSRHRRVTSLDISDMNLAGTIPPLLGNLSFLVLLNISGNNFHGELPRELVQLFRLRYLDFANNNLGGELPSWFGLLHKLQFLSLGNNRFTGPIPPSIANMSSLENLWLSNNSIEGTIPIEFQNLHNLKNLVIENNQLSGHLPLHVFNFSSLERISFGNNSLSGTLPDNICHGLQKLTWFDLADNNLIGHIPSTMSHCSLLKVLSLSKNHFTGPIPKEIGNLTALERLFLGSSSLTGAVPNEVWNLTLLSSLDFGDNKLTGGIPEKIGNLQRLESLNLGNNTLSGSMPAGIFNISSLQFIGLHRNKFSGTIPLTMSSKLSKLKFLYLCQNYLSGVIPNTISNASQLVYLLLHGNELTGSVPSSLGSLRNLKFLLLASNRLSSESSNPELSFFTFLTTCRFLRYLVVDQNPLNGFLPSSLSNYSTSLEVLHAANCQIKGNIPVGISNLSTLLKLDFSSNELIGSVPKTINRLANLQEFSLGWNQIRDVLDIFCGLHSLGNLALSQNQFFGSIPECLGNMTSMRMISLDSNKLTSTIPANLLSMKDLQVLNLSSNFFSGSLSQEIGNLKAAYSLDFSFNQLSGKIPTSVGELQTLQYLSLAKNSLQGSIPESISNIFNLEYLDLSHNNLSGVIPKSLEALKSLEEFNVSFNRLSGEIPRGGPFRNFTSQLFMNNEALCGDPRLSVPPCQSNSTRRSSKRKVLLLVISMLGTAAILTAVGVAILILRWLKKPKVSGGTKSMSLAKYGRFSYYDLLHSTDNYRESNLVGKGSFGSVYKGILSDDTVVAIKVFNLQVDGSLKSFDKECNVLKSLRHRNLTKVLGSCSNPDFKALVLKYMPNGNLEEWLYLHNNFLDLTQRVNILIDVACALEYLHYGYDTPVVHCDLKPTNILLDEDMVAHVSDFSIAKMFHEGESILHTDTLATLGYIAPEYGSEGIVSTRIDVYSFGIVSMETFSRMKPSDDMFLGDLSLKSWVENSLPDALQVIDENLIRPEDEHFTDKLNCVILIMKLAVNCCRESPGERMNMKDVLVELKKIKQQLLLTAST from the exons ATGGACAAAATCTACTACTTTTTCTTGTTTATCTTTAGTTTTGCACGGTTAGATGTCACGGCATCCAGCAATAGCAGTGTTACGGCGGATCAATCAGCCCTTCTTGCCATTAGAGAACGCGTGATGACTTCAGAATCTCACCAAATCTTGGCAAAAAACTGGTCTGTTACGTCCTCTGTCTGTGATTGGATAGGGGTCACCTGTGGTTCTAGACACCGTCGAGTGACTTCCTTGGATATTTCAGACATGAACCTTGCTGGTACCATACCTCCTCTACTCGGGAATCTATCCTTTCTCGTTTTACTTAATATTAGTGGAAACAATTTCCATGGAGAACTGCCTCGTGAGTTAGTTCAGTTGTTCCGATTAAGATATCTTGATTTTGCGAATAACAATCTGGGTGGAGAGCTTCCCTCCTGGTTTGGTTTATTACACAAACTCCAATTCCTGTCTCTCGGGAACAATAGGTTTACGGGTCCTATTCCACCTTCCATCGCTAACATGTCAAGCTTGGAGAATCTATGGCTGTCAAACAATTCTATCGAGGGAACAATTCCAATAGAATTTCAGAATCTTCATAATTTGAAGAATTTGGTTATTGAGAATAATCAGCTTTCTGGTCATTTGCCTCTCCATGTCTTCAACTTTTCCTCACTGGAAAGAATTTCCTTCGGTAACAACAGCCTGTCTGGCACTCTTCCGGACAACATCTGTCACGGTCTTCAGAAGCTTACATGGTTTGATCTAGCAGATAATAATTTGATTGGTCATATACCTTCAACAATGTCCCACTGTTCACTGCTCAAGGTGCTGTCCTTGTCCAAGAACCATTTCACTGGACCCATACCCAAGGAAATAGGAAACTTAACAGCGCTGGAGCGTCTATTCCTGGGAAGCAGCAGCTTAACAG GTGCGGTTCCAAATGAAGTATGGAATTTAACTCTGTTGTCAAGTTTAGATTTTGGCGACAACAAATTGACAG GTGGAATACCTGAAAAGATTGGAAACCTTCAGAGATTGGAGTCACTTAATTTAGGCAATAATACATTATCGGGTTCCATGCCTGCTGGAATTTTTAACATTTCATCTCTCCAATTTATTGGACTCCACCGAAACAAATTCTCAGGAACAATTCCTTTGACAATGAGTAGTAAGCTAAGCAAACTAAAGTTTCTTTATCTTTGTCAGAATTACTTGAGTGGAGTTATACCCAACACAATCTCAAATGCTTCGCAGCTCGTTTATTTGCTGCTTCATGGTAATGAGCTCACAGGTTCAGTCCCCAGCTCTTTAGGAAGTCtaagaaatctaaaatttttactCTTGGCTTCCAACAGGCTGTCTAGTGAATCCTCAAATCCAGAGTTAAGCTTTTTCACATTCTTGACGACTTGCAGATTCTTGAGATATTTAGTAGTGGATCAGAATCCTTTAAATGGCTTTCTACCTTCTTCCCTATCTAACTATTCAACTTCACTTGAGGTCTTACATgcagccaattgtcaaatcaagGGAAACATCCCAGTTGGAATCAGTAATTTGAGCACATTACTGAAACTAGATTTTTCAAGTAATGAATTGATTGGATCTGTCCCAAAAACTATCAATAGGTTGGCAAATCTTCAGGAGTTTTCCTTGGGCTGGAATCAAATAAGAGATGTCTTGGACATTTTCTGTGGATTACATAGTTTGGGGAACTTAGCATTGAGCCAAAATCAATTCTTTGGCAGTATTCCAGAATGCTTAGGAAATATGACGTCTATGAGAATGATTTCTCTGGATTCCAACAAATTGACTTCCACAATACCTGCCAACCTATTAAGCATGAAAGATCTCCAAGTTCTCAACCTTTCATCAAACTTCTTTAGTGGATCACTATCTCAAGAGATCGGGAACCTCAAAGCAGCATATAGTTTAGATTTCTCATTTAATCAATTATCAGGCAAAATTCCTACTTCAGTTGGAGAGCTACAAACTCTACAGTATCTTTCATTAGCAAAAAACAGTTTGCAGGGTTCTATTCCAGAATCAATTAGTAATATATTCAACTTGGAATACTTGGACCTTTCACACAATAATCTCTCTGGTGTGATACCCAAGTCATTGGAGGCACTTAAATCTCTTGAGGAATTTAATGTTTCCTTTAATAGATTAAGTGGTGAAATTCCTAGAGGTGGTCCATTCAGAAACTTTACAAGTCAATTGTTCATGAATAATGAAGCACTCTGTGGTGACCCAAGGCTTAGTGTTCCGCCATGTCAGAGTAATTCAACTAGACGGTCAAGCAAAAGAAAGGTGCTTCTACTTGTAATTAGTATGTTAGGGACTGCAGCAATTCTAACAGCAGTGGGTGTTGCTATATTAATTCTAAGATGGCTGAAAAAACCAAAGGTTTCAGGTGGAACAAAATCAATGTCGTTGGCAAAATATGGAAGATTTTCTTACTATGACCTTTTGCACTCAACTGACAACTATAGAGAAAGCAATTTGGTTGGAAAAGGGAGCTTTGGTTCTGTTTACAAAGGCATTCTAAGTGATGACACTGTTGTGGCTATCAAGGTATTCAATTTGCAAGTGGATGGTTCATTAAAAAGCTTTGATAAAGAATGCAATGTACTAAAGAGTTTACGCCATCGAAATCTTACAAAGGTGCTCGGCAGCTGCTCCAACCCTGATTTCAAAGCCTTGGTACTCAAATACATGCCCAACGGGAATCTTGAGGAGTGGTTATATTTGCACAACAATTTCTTAGATTTGACTCAAAGAGTAAACATACTAATTGATGTTGCTTGTGCATTGGAATATCTCCATTATGGCTATGATACTCCTGTGGTACATTGTGACTTGAAGCCTACTAACATCTTGCTTGATGAAGATATGGTCGCTCATGTAAGTGATTTTAGTATTGCAAAAATGTTCCACGAAGGAGAAAGTATTTTGCATACCGACACCCTTGCAACATTGGGATACATTGCACCAG AGTATGGATCAGAAGGAATAGTTTCAACAAGAATTGATGTATATAGTTTTGGAATAGTTTCGATGGAAACATTTTCAAGGATGAAGCCTAGTGATGACATGTTTTTAGGAGATTTGAGCCTTAAAAGTTGGGTAGAAAATTCTCTTCCTGATGCACTTCAAGTTATTGACGAAAACTTGATAAGGCCAGAGGATGAGCATTTCACTGACAAGCTGAATTGTGTTATATTGATCATGAAATTGGCTGTGAATTGCTGTAGAGAATCTCCAGGAGAAAGAATGAACATGAAAGATGTTTTagtagaattgaagaaaattaagCAGCAGCTTCTTTTGACAGCAAGTACTTAG